In the genome of Triticum urartu cultivar G1812 chromosome 5, Tu2.1, whole genome shotgun sequence, one region contains:
- the LOC125508553 gene encoding uncharacterized protein LOC125508553, with product MEASRFGFGRDMAAAFKFDPTDADIVASYLLPRAVGLDEPHGHGRAVIDDDPMSLPPWDLMEKHNHGTSHQAFFFGPPRNGGPVKRVVPGKGGGTWQGQNGSVGTVTLFCDGDGDGARTGEVDISYRRYDLTYKRAGDKAPSGWVMSEYQITSPPLLSTVLTHIGLTVAAREQRKRQPADPEPFAQHGPDKVLAVAAAAAAAAEHQRVSPPPVQSGPDAQADDGALYHGGTSVTGVGENGGHYNVPLLLNGQEYYKDKSRVKRKRRRYGA from the exons ATGGAAGCCTCGCGGTTCGGCTTCGGCCGCGACATGGCGGCGGCGTTCAAGTTCGACCCCACCGACGCCGACATCGTCGCCTCCTACCTCCTCCCCCGCGCGGTCGGCCTCGACGAGCCCCACGGCCACGGGCGCGCCGTCATCGACGACGACCCCATGAGCCTCCCGCCGTGGGACCTCATGGAGAAGCACAACCACGGGACAAGCCACCAGGCCTTCTTCTTCGGGCCTCCCAGGAACGGGGGCCCCGTCAAGCGCGTCGTACCCGGCAAGGGCGGCGGCACGTGGCAAGGGCAGAATGGCAGCGTCGGGACCGTCACCCTGTTCTGCGATGGCGATGGCGATGGCGCCCGCACGGGCGAGGTGGACATCAGCTACAGGAGGTACGACCTCACCTACAAGCGCGCGGGCGACAAGGCCCCCAGCGGCTGGGTCATGAGCGAGTACCAGATCACCTCGCCGCCGCTCTTGAGCACGGTGCTCACCCACATCGGATTGACCGTCGCCGCCAGGGAGCAGAGGAAGCGACAGCCGGCCGACCCGGAG CCGTTTGCTCAGCACGGCCCTGACAAGGTGCTGGCCGTCgcagccgctgccgccgccgccgccgaacaTCAACGGGTTTCACCACCGCCAGTGCAGTCGGGCCCTGACGCGCAAGCCGACGATGGTGCTCTCTACCATGGCGGTACTAGCGTCACCGGCGTGGGGGAGAACGGTGGGCACTACAATGTTCCGCTTCTGCTCAACGGCCAAGAGTACTACAAGGACAAGAGCCGCGTCAAACGCAAACGGCGGCGATATGGGGCATGA
- the LOC125508554 gene encoding auxin-binding protein 4, with the protein MASGRTTSASVRGPRFAGAGRRGALLLALLLAAAAALLPVAEPSCPRDNSVVKDINKMHQSNYGIGGFSHITVAGALAHGMKEVEVWLQTISAGQRTPIHRHSCEEVFVVLKGRGTLLLGSTSLPYPGTPQEIPVFQNSTFTVPVNDPHQVWNSDEHEDLQVLVIISRPPVKIFLYEDWSMPHTAAKLKFPFVWDEDCLDAPKDEL; encoded by the exons ATGGCGAGTGGACGTACAACATCTGCGTCCGTCCGCGGACCGCGCTTCGCCGGCGCCGGCCGCCGCGGCGCCCTCCTCCTCGCGCTGCTCCTCGCCGCCGCGGCCGCCTTACTCCCAGTAGCCGAGCCTTCCTGCCCCCGAG ACAATTCAGTCGTGAAAGATATAAACAAAATGCACCAGAGCAACTATGGAATTGGAGGATTCTCGCATATAACCGTCGCTGGCGCGCTAGCTCACGGCATGAAGGAG GTGGAGGTGTGGCTCCAAACAATTAGTGCGGGCCAGAGGACACCGATCCACAGACACTCGTGTGAGGAGGTCTTTGTTGTCCTCAAAGGGAGAGGCACTCTCTTGCTGGGGTCGACCTCACTGCCGTACCCGGGAACGCCTCAGGAGATTCCTGTCTTTCAGAATAGCACATTCACAGTTCCTGTAAATGATCCACACCAG GTTTGGAAttctgatgaacatgaagatttacAGGTGCTTGTGATCATATCGCGCCCACCTGTGAAGAT ATTTCTGTACGAAGATTGGAGTATGCCTCACACGGCAGCGAAGTTGAAGTTCCCCTTCGTCTGGGACGAGGACTGCTTAGACGCACCTAAAGATGAACTGTAG